GAGATTTTAGTGTTCGCCAATAAAGTGCGAAACTtagcaaattaaatatatagtttGGAATAACTCCTCAAGCTTTGAAAAGTTGCTTTGGGTATAATCAAAGTCACCTATGTAGTAGAGTCTCTAAAAGCGTAGCCAATGCAACTAACACCCACTTTATTTAGCAGATAAAAAGGGCAGATTGcttaactttaatttagtagTTAGATAGTCCAAAATATTTCCTCTCAATCACTCTCCTTACcccttcctttttttctctttcttctttttcattacCTGCAATGAATTAGGTCTGTTTCCACCtccaacaattttttttattaagcatGCACAAAGTGAAGTCAAGGGGAGACACAATGATATACAgatacatacacacatatatataatggcTTATCTAGTTGAGGCAACACGTAGAATTGTTTTTCAAGCTTTTTTCAGAAGCTAAACTTTGAAAAGAGTTTGACCTTAAACTTGTTGGATAAATGGCAATGGCAATAGCAAAGAAAGCAAAAacgaatgaaagaaaaaacaaaagaaaagaactcaGCAAGAAAATTTGTAACTGAAAGTcatcataatttcattcaaattttgaatatatgaagGTTACAAAAGTATTTGACAGTTACCTACTAATTTAACTGCTCTTACTTAATACTTACTAAAAATATAGCAACTTGTATACAAAAGAAAGCTGGCATACCAGCTATTACATTAGTCAATCTTTCCTACTAACTTAGCTAACTCATTACAAAGATTTAGGCTAAGTTCCATAggaacaaaatattcaaaaataattttataaccgAACCAACTCCATTTCTTTGCTACAAAACAAGATAGCAAGCTAAAATTGTACAATTTGTCATTGTTGGTCTTTGACCAATTTGTTTGTTGGTTCTTTGTTGCAATGCAGCCACggcttcaacactcctccttggactgtaTGCAACAAACACCAATCCTTTCCTTCAAAGCATTAAATCGGTTGGCTCCAATGATTTAGTTAAAATGTCGACTAGTGAATTTCGAAATGCAATGAATTAAGCTAACCTCTCTCGATTGCTCAGCTTCTCTAACAAAATGGAATTTGATTTTGAAGTGTTTAGTCTTACCATGGAAGACTGGATTCTTGGCTATGGCCACAGCTGATTGATTATCCACTCTAATTTCAGTAGGCTGAATTTGACTTTCATTTAAATCACCCAAAATCTTcctaagccaaatggcttgattcACTGCTGCTGCAGCTGAGATATACTCAGCCTCTGCTGTAGATTGTGCAACagtttgttgcttctttgaactccagCTGAAAACACTCGATCCTAAGGTGAAAAAGTAACTCAAGTGCTCCTCATGTCATCAATCGACCACCCCAATCGCTATCGAATAGCCTAAGAGTTTCAAACTTCTTTTCCTCCAAAACTTCACACCAAAGATCGATGGTTCCTTTGACATACCTTAACACTCTTTTAGTCGCCTTCAGATGTGCCACATTATGCAAAGGTGCATAAACCTTGAAAGTAGACTAACAAAGATAGACAATGTCCGGTCTAGTTGTTGTTAAATAAAGCAAACAACCAATTAAGCTTCTATATGCTCTCTCATTTACTCGATCATGCTCATCGGCACTTGATAATTTTTCCCCAATGCAACTGGTGTAGTGGTGATTTGCATTTCGacatgcaaaatttttcaaGCACCTTGGAAGCAAATGTTTGTTGACTTATGAAAATACCATCACTTCCTTGTCCGATTTCCATACCAAGAAAATAGGTCATTAGACCAAGGTCAGTCATCTCAAAGACATGTTGCATCCGCTTCTTAAAGTCTTCTATCGGTTCATCTTCTGACCAATGACTAGcagatcatcaacatacaagGAAACAATTAGCAAGGTTTCCTTCGATCCTTCTTAACATAGAGTGTAGGCTCACCGACACTCTTTGTGAACCCGAGCTTTGCTAGGTAGCCATCAATCCTCTCATACCGTGCTCTTGGAGCTGTTTTAGGCCATATAAGGCCTTTTTCAACTTGTAAACCTTATGTTCTTCACCAAGGACCTCAAAACCCTCAAAGTTGCTCAATGAATATTTCTTCATTAAGAAAGCCATTTAGAAAGGTGACTTAACATCTAAATGGTGCACCTTCCAAGTGCTTTTGAGTCGCCAAAGCAAGCAAGCGATCGATAGTGTCCACCTTGCAACAGTGCAAAAGTCTCGAAAAATCAACCCCATGTCACGACTATACCCTTTCACAACCAATCGGCCTTGTGTGCATTCAAAGTACCATCAACATTGTTTTTAGTTCTAAAGACCCATTTTACACCAATGATTCTTCTATTTTCGTGTCTATCAACAAGCTCCCAAGTGTCATTTTTCGAATCATTCTCAATTCGGTTCCATAGCCTCTTGCCAAGACCTTTCTTTTGCGACTTCTTCAAAACATGAAGGCTCTAGTAGAGTTATGCACATCTTTCATAAATATTAGCTAATGTCCTAGTGCCTCGAACAGGTTCATCATCACAACTATCTTCAATGATCGCTTCAATGTCAACTTGTCGCAAATCAATGTCATTCGATCTACCTCGTGCAAATTTGCTTCAATTCCATCCCATTTCCAAATTgttttcttcattgaactttacATCCGCTCACTACAACCTTCTTAGTTAGTGGATCAAAATTCTATATCCCTTCTTTGTATTTCTTTGTAGCCAACAAACACCCTCAGCATGGACCTCCGTCCAACTTGGTTCTTCTTTCCTCAGGTACCAACACATAACATAGACAACCAAATACCTTCAAATGTGTGATAGATGGTTTCTGTCCAAACCAGGCTTCAAAGGGTGTTTTACCCTTGACTGCATTAGTTGGCAGTCTATTCAACAAGTAAACAGCTGTATTCACAGCTTCAGCCCAAAAAGCATTAGGCATTTTAGCCTCAAATAACAAACACCTAGCCATATCAAGGACTGTTCTGTTTTTCCTTTCACAGACACCATTTTGCTGTGGTGTGTATACAGTAGTCAATTGGTGTTGGATTCCAGCTTCATCACACAATTTTTGAAACTTCTGAGATACATACTCAGAACCATTGTCAGACCTCAAACATTTCAGTTTGCAATTTGCTTGGTTTTCAACCAAAGCTTTAAATTTGCagaaaaaatcataaacatctgacttattctttaaaaatttacccaatgtaaccttgaataatcatcaatgAAGAGTACAAAGTACCTGCTACCATTTAAGGAGGTAGTCTTCATTGGTCCACAGATGTCTGTATGAATAAGCTGAAGCTTCCCTTGTGCTCTCCATGCCTTGTTGACTGGAAAGGGTAATCTGGTCTGTTTGCCTAGCTGACAGACCTCACATACAGCATCCTTTGGCTCAATTTTGGACATGTCACCGACCAAATCCATTTTGTGCAAAGATGTTcaagtgaattgtagttcacATGCCCCATCCTCCCGTGCCACAAGTCTGTCTCATCGACCGAGATGCATATGCCTTGGCTTGCAGTTGATTCACATCCACAATGAAGGTTCATCTTGCATAGCCATTGTAGTCAACACTTCACCAAAGCAGCATTTTGATCAAAGCAGTTCTTGCCTTCAAAAATCGAGAGTAGCCCTTCTCCAATAGTGGCCAACACTTAGCAAGTTTTGGTCAATGTCGTACATAAAGAACCTCGAAATGGTTTTAATACGACTTGGTGCTTATCAAGGCCTTGCCTTTCCTTTTGCCTCCAAAGAGCTCACCATTGCCAATTCGACTTTGGACTTGAAGGTAGTGTCAAGCTCCTTGAATATACTCTTCTCAGAAGCCATATGGTGGGTACATCCACTGTCAATCAGCCAAATTTTGCTAACCTTGCTCGAGCTTGCAAAGCATGATGCTGAAAAAACATGCTCTTCTGGTGCTTCAACCTCTTCTGCAGCTTGAGCTTGGCTTTGAAATTGTGGTTGTGTTTTTGACTTGCTCTTACAAACCTTTTCAATGTGGCCAAATTGCTTGCGTGCTCTGCATTGAATGTCTGGTCTGTACCAGCAGTATTTCTCAAGATGAGTAGTCTTCTTACAATGGACACAAGGTGGGAACTTCCTTTTGACaggttctttcttcttcttctcagtCCAAGGCTTTTTGCCTTTGACATTTAAGTTTGCACTTGAGCTTTCTCTGCCTCTAGCCTGAAAAGCTCCTTCATGGTGGTCCTCCCGCCTATTTGCCCTTCTCGCTCTTGAGCATAAAGAGCATTTATAAGCTCATCAAAGGGATTGTTGACAAGTCCTTGAATCTTCCAGAGAAGAAATTTTGCTTCATACTTCTCGGCAAGGTTGTTATGACCTTCTCAACCACTCTTTGGTCATCGAATTCCTCCCCAAGCACCTTATATTGTTGGCAGTTGCCATGATTACAAGATATCGCTTGATGGTTTCGAGTCCTTCATCTTGAGGTTTTCAAAATCTCTTCTCATGTTGATCATTTCTTTGTTCGGTCTTGTCGGACCCTGAAACTCCTCCTTGAGTTTGTCCCAGCTCGCTTTGGAGTGTCACAAGCCATTATTCTTGTGAAAATAACATCGAAACTCCACTTTGAAGGCACGACATAGCCTTGTACTTCTTGGCACGATCTTCATTGTCTTTGCCTAATCTGGCTATAGTCGGGTTAGCTCTTAGTGGTGGTGGCTCAATGTCATTGAGAACAACATTCCACAGTCGTGTGCCTGCGGTATGTTCTCATTTTCACCGCCAGATGTTGTAATTTTCTCCAAAGAAAGACAGTGGAGGAGGTGGtgtaaaactcatttttcagcaagcaaaacaacct
The nucleotide sequence above comes from Gossypium raimondii isolate GPD5lz chromosome 13, ASM2569854v1, whole genome shotgun sequence. Encoded proteins:
- the LOC128036138 gene encoding uncharacterized protein LOC128036138, with amino-acid sequence MAFLMKKYSLSNFEGFEVLGEEHKVYKLKKALYGLKQLQEHEDEPIEDFKKRMQHVFEMTDLGLMTYFLGMEIGQGSDGIFISQQTFASKSTFKVYAPLHNVAHLKATKRVLSWSSKKQQTVAQSTAEAEYISAAAAVNQAIWLRKILGDLNESQIQPTEIRVDNQSAVAIAKNPVFHVQGGVLKPWLHCNKEPTNKLVKDQQ